In the Candidatus Eremiobacteraceae bacterium genome, one interval contains:
- a CDS encoding GNAT family protein: protein MPKTDVAIAAPRPAGVRVVARTEAHVSAIAAAFNRGDAAASTLYHLPRSHVALSAGYEGGRRHRTIRNFTILRDHEVIGVCSLLPPTFAGVQLAIAIFDAPSRGRGIGRFAVSALCELAFDELRIGRVELGTYPDNHAAIRCYEACGFSREALLRRYIYHDGAWRDLLWMARAKSDSQISGGRR, encoded by the coding sequence GTGCCAAAGACTGACGTCGCCATCGCTGCTCCTCGACCGGCGGGTGTGCGGGTTGTCGCGCGAACAGAGGCGCACGTCTCCGCCATCGCGGCGGCATTCAACCGCGGCGACGCAGCAGCATCGACGCTCTATCACCTTCCCCGATCGCACGTGGCGCTCTCGGCCGGCTATGAAGGCGGGCGCCGCCATCGGACGATTCGCAACTTCACCATTCTCCGCGATCACGAAGTCATCGGCGTCTGTTCGTTGCTGCCGCCGACCTTCGCTGGAGTGCAGCTTGCGATTGCGATCTTTGATGCGCCATCACGCGGTCGCGGCATTGGACGGTTTGCCGTGAGCGCACTGTGCGAACTCGCGTTTGATGAGCTGCGGATAGGGCGCGTGGAGCTCGGCACGTACCCGGACAACCATGCCGCGATCCGTTGTTACGAGGCTTGCGGGTTTTCTCGCGAAGCGTTGCTGCGGCGCTACATCTATCACGATGGCGCATGGCGCGATTTGCTCTGGATGGCCCGCGCCAAGTCTGATTCACAAATATCTGGCGGGAGAAGATAG
- a CDS encoding class I SAM-dependent methyltransferase, translating into MDFINSYEDANRAAAYSTLQFANTYFLAYRDLPAIIAHHVAGKRALDFGCGTGRSTRFLQALGFDVIGVDISEDMVRLARDTDPSGDYRLIPGDDFTGLGVGNFDLVLSAFTFDNVPGGLKGRIISDLGKLLTPKGAIISIVSSPEIYTHEWASFSTKDFPENASAKSGDVVRIIVTDHHDRRPVEDILCTDDTYQEIFANAGLNAIQTLRPLATRSESYTWSNETTVAPWVIYVLKRAS; encoded by the coding sequence ATGGACTTCATAAACAGCTATGAGGACGCCAACCGCGCCGCCGCCTACTCCACGCTCCAATTTGCCAACACGTACTTCCTCGCATACCGTGACCTGCCGGCGATAATCGCCCACCACGTGGCGGGAAAGAGAGCGCTCGATTTCGGCTGCGGTACCGGCAGATCGACCAGATTTCTCCAAGCGCTTGGGTTCGACGTCATCGGCGTGGATATTTCGGAGGACATGGTTAGATTAGCTCGCGACACCGATCCTTCCGGCGATTACCGTTTGATTCCGGGCGATGATTTCACCGGACTTGGCGTTGGGAATTTCGACCTCGTGCTCTCCGCCTTTACTTTCGACAACGTTCCGGGCGGGCTGAAGGGGAGAATCATTTCTGATCTCGGTAAGCTGCTGACACCGAAGGGGGCCATCATCAGCATCGTTTCGTCTCCCGAGATCTACACGCATGAATGGGCATCATTTTCGACCAAAGATTTTCCGGAGAACGCTTCGGCTAAATCCGGCGATGTCGTACGCATCATCGTAACCGATCACCATGATCGTAGACCGGTCGAAGATATCCTGTGTACCGACGACACATACCAGGAGATATTCGCAAATGCCGGTCTGAACGCGATTCAAACCCTGCGGCCGCTGGCAACCCGTAGTGAGTCTTATACGTGGAGCAACGAGACCACCGTAGCTCCGTGGGTGATTTACGTTTTGAAGCGAGCGTCGTAG
- the ygiD gene encoding 4,5-DOPA dioxygenase extradiol, protein MAEILPAIFFGHGNPMNAVLNNNYTEGWRRIGAQIAKPRAILAISAHWFVPDTGVTVSTAPRTIHDFGGFPRELYDIQYPAPGDPELARRVQKMLAPLEVKLDTSWGLDHGTWSVLRHVYPEASTPIVQLSIDEAQPPSFHFEIGRKLAALREDGVLIVGSGNLVHNLHTYAWGRHDPEPFDWAIRFETEARGLLLAGDPRPLINYETLGKEALLSVPTPDHYLPLLYVIGTRQRDDVITFPVEGVDGGSISMLTVRVGSQAS, encoded by the coding sequence ATGGCAGAGATACTTCCAGCGATTTTCTTTGGGCATGGCAATCCAATGAACGCTGTCCTCAACAACAACTATACGGAGGGATGGCGGCGTATAGGTGCACAAATCGCAAAACCTCGGGCCATTCTCGCCATTTCAGCTCATTGGTTCGTACCTGACACCGGCGTTACGGTCAGCACGGCGCCGCGAACTATCCACGATTTTGGCGGGTTCCCTCGGGAACTTTACGATATCCAATATCCTGCGCCCGGCGATCCTGAGCTCGCGCGGCGCGTTCAAAAGATGCTTGCACCGCTAGAGGTCAAACTAGACACCTCGTGGGGACTCGATCACGGAACGTGGTCCGTGCTGCGTCACGTATACCCCGAAGCGAGTACGCCCATCGTGCAGCTCAGCATCGACGAGGCCCAGCCACCTTCGTTCCACTTCGAGATTGGCCGCAAGCTTGCAGCGCTGCGCGAGGACGGTGTGTTGATTGTTGGCAGCGGCAATTTGGTGCACAATCTCCACACGTATGCGTGGGGACGTCACGACCCAGAACCGTTCGATTGGGCGATCCGCTTCGAGACCGAAGCAAGGGGCCTACTGCTCGCCGGAGACCCCAGGCCTCTTATAAACTACGAGACGCTCGGGAAGGAGGCTCTCCTTTCGGTTCCGACACCGGATCACTACTTGCCGCTGCTATACGTCATCGGAACGAGGCAACGCGACGACGTTATCACATTCCCCGTCGAAGGCGTTGATGGCGGATCCATTTCGATGCTAACGGTACGCGTTGGGTCGCAGGCGTCGTGA
- a CDS encoding copper amine oxidase N-terminal domain-containing protein, giving the protein MFNPISAPRFPRLALFLCGLAIALSAYAMPASAASYQVVLNGVNLALSQAPVQRGGRLFVPMRSIFQGLSAGVANDNGTINATAGTNTVQVKIGSNQAVVDGRQVFLDAPPFLENSIAMVPLRFVSEALGANVDYNNQTGAINIAAAKPAIPSGSIINATLDTALYTKNAYIGQPVTLTVSQNAQDAPSALAGATIYGKVVEAQAAAQGTNPSVQIAVDSIALANSSDPQPIAAKVLKVDPIQGSMIAKEAAGTLGGMLLGNWIGKAMDSNQGGLIGAVGGYMLTSNSKANITVPSGTPVTLELTDPLQIQ; this is encoded by the coding sequence ATGTTTAACCCCATCTCCGCACCACGGTTCCCCCGGCTCGCACTTTTCTTGTGCGGCCTTGCGATCGCGTTGAGCGCGTACGCCATGCCGGCGTCGGCCGCGTCGTATCAAGTGGTCCTGAACGGGGTGAACCTAGCGCTGTCGCAGGCGCCTGTCCAACGCGGCGGCCGGCTCTTCGTCCCCATGCGCTCGATCTTCCAGGGGCTCAGCGCGGGCGTCGCTAACGACAACGGCACGATCAATGCCACCGCCGGCACAAACACCGTTCAGGTGAAGATCGGCTCCAATCAGGCCGTCGTCGACGGACGCCAAGTGTTCCTTGACGCGCCGCCGTTCCTCGAGAATTCCATAGCGATGGTCCCACTCCGATTCGTGTCTGAAGCGCTCGGCGCCAATGTCGATTACAACAACCAGACGGGCGCGATCAACATCGCCGCCGCCAAGCCGGCCATCCCGAGCGGATCGATCATCAATGCGACGCTCGACACCGCGCTCTACACCAAGAACGCATACATCGGTCAGCCGGTCACGCTCACGGTGTCTCAGAACGCGCAAGACGCGCCGTCCGCACTCGCCGGCGCCACGATCTACGGCAAGGTGGTCGAAGCGCAGGCCGCCGCTCAAGGGACGAATCCGTCCGTGCAGATCGCAGTCGACTCGATCGCCCTTGCGAATAGTTCGGACCCGCAGCCCATCGCGGCCAAAGTGCTGAAGGTCGACCCCATTCAGGGCTCGATGATCGCGAAGGAGGCGGCTGGAACGCTCGGCGGTATGCTGCTCGGGAACTGGATCGGCAAGGCGATGGACAGCAATCAAGGCGGCCTCATCGGTGCGGTTGGCGGCTACATGCTGACTTCGAACAGCAAGGCCAATATCACGGTGCCGTCAGGCACGCCGGTGACGCTGGAGCTCACCGACCCGCTGCAGATTCAATAA
- a CDS encoding dihydrofolate reductase family protein translates to MSKLRVHCFSMSIDGYGAGLHQSLENPLGAGGRELHEWVFKTRAFHAMGGEDGGGTGVDNDFVARGFENIGAWILGRNMFGPVRGPWTDDTWKGWWGETPPYHTPVFVLTNHARPSLAMNGGTTFHFVTDGIENALDRAREAAGGKDIRLGGGVATIREYLQARLVDDMHLAYAPVLLGSGESLFEGLDVPALGYQVRAHASTATSLHVMIAKN, encoded by the coding sequence GTGTCCAAACTTCGCGTACACTGTTTCAGCATGTCCATCGACGGTTACGGGGCGGGCTTGCATCAGAGCCTTGAGAACCCACTCGGCGCTGGTGGACGTGAGCTACACGAATGGGTGTTCAAGACGCGCGCCTTCCATGCCATGGGCGGCGAAGACGGCGGCGGAACGGGCGTCGACAATGACTTTGTGGCCCGAGGTTTCGAAAATATCGGTGCATGGATCCTCGGCCGGAATATGTTCGGACCTGTGCGCGGCCCTTGGACGGATGATACGTGGAAAGGGTGGTGGGGCGAAACTCCTCCGTATCACACCCCGGTCTTCGTCCTCACCAATCATGCGCGCCCCTCACTAGCAATGAACGGCGGAACGACATTTCACTTCGTCACAGACGGAATCGAGAACGCGCTTGATCGTGCTCGGGAAGCCGCCGGAGGAAAGGACATCCGACTGGGCGGCGGGGTTGCGACGATTCGAGAGTATCTTCAAGCAAGACTCGTCGATGATATGCACTTGGCGTATGCCCCTGTCTTGCTTGGCTCCGGAGAATCTCTCTTCGAGGGGTTGGATGTGCCGGCGCTCGGATATCAGGTGCGAGCGCATGCGTCGACTGCCACGTCTTTGCATGTGATGATCGCAAAGAACTAG
- the sseA gene encoding 3-mercaptopyruvate sulfurtransferase, with product MIDDPLVSTDWLARHLEDPHIRIVDASFAMPGTMPRPVDEYAKAHIPRAVFFDVDAIADRTSSLPHMYPAAEQFARDVSSLGISDDDLVIAYDSGNWLGASRAWWMFLSFGHDKVKVLDGGLKKWLLEGRPTEMGFVKPEPGRFRSSLDSAFVRDKRQVLANVEKRAEQIVDARARERFEGTVAEPWPGRRSGHIPGSRSVPFGDLIDPATGVMKPTAELRRAFSTAGVDLERPIVTMCGSGVSAAVLSLALYRLGVRGSALYDGSWAEWGLPDGPAIATGPA from the coding sequence ATGATCGACGACCCCCTCGTCTCAACCGACTGGCTCGCGAGGCATCTCGAGGACCCGCACATCCGGATCGTCGATGCGTCGTTTGCCATGCCGGGCACGATGCCGCGCCCCGTCGACGAATATGCGAAGGCGCACATCCCCCGCGCGGTGTTCTTCGATGTCGACGCGATTGCGGATCGCACCAGTTCGCTGCCGCACATGTATCCTGCCGCCGAGCAATTCGCTCGAGATGTTTCATCGCTCGGGATATCGGACGACGATCTCGTCATCGCCTACGATTCTGGAAACTGGCTCGGCGCGTCGCGCGCGTGGTGGATGTTTCTCAGTTTCGGCCACGACAAAGTGAAAGTGCTAGACGGCGGCCTGAAAAAGTGGCTCCTCGAGGGCCGACCCACCGAAATGGGATTCGTCAAACCCGAGCCGGGCCGTTTCCGTTCGTCTCTCGACTCCGCTTTCGTCCGCGACAAGCGGCAGGTTCTCGCGAACGTCGAAAAGCGGGCGGAGCAAATCGTCGATGCGCGCGCCCGCGAGCGCTTCGAAGGCACCGTTGCGGAACCGTGGCCAGGCCGGCGATCGGGCCACATACCCGGCAGCCGGAGCGTTCCCTTCGGCGATCTGATCGATCCGGCGACGGGCGTTATGAAGCCGACGGCGGAATTGCGGCGAGCATTTTCAACTGCAGGTGTCGATCTTGAGCGGCCGATCGTGACGATGTGCGGTTCGGGTGTGTCTGCAGCCGTATTGTCGCTTGCGCTCTATCGGCTCGGTGTGCGCGGCTCGGCGCTGTACGACGGCTCATGGGCGGAATGGGGATTGCCGGACGGACCGGCGATCGCCACAGGACCCGCGTAG